The Manihot esculenta cultivar AM560-2 chromosome 11, M.esculenta_v8, whole genome shotgun sequence genome includes a region encoding these proteins:
- the LOC110626727 gene encoding uncharacterized protein LOC110626727, whose translation MATTLPSTLLCQASFYLPTQSPCKALNSSFLFCATEGRALVRCSSKKKIGFFDQILDYIEGGPKLRKWYGAPDLLPKDGSTEEEEVEFSEEEEVRDAVLVTDGDGEIGQMIILSLIVKRARVKALVKDKRTAMEAFGTYVESLSGDASSKLFLKKALRGVRTVICSNEGFLSSVGSLKGVKHAIYLSQLSVYRGSGGIQALMNNNARKLAEQDEATLVGFGIPYTIIRVGMLQNTPGGTQGFNFEKGCAEKGSLSKEDAAFICVEALDMVPQAQFIFEVVNGEEKVSNWKQCLAKLMEKAEQ comes from the exons ATGGCGACTACTCTTCCTTCAACTCTCCTATGCCAAGCTTCCTTTTATCTCCCTACTCAGAGTCCATGCAAAGCTTTGAATTCCTCTTTTCTCTTCTGCGCTACAGAAGGTCGTGCTCTTGTTCGCTGCTCGTCCAAGAAGAAAATAGGCTTCTTCGATCAAATTCTCGACTACATTGAAG GTGGTCCCAAGTTGAGGAAATGGTATGGGGCACCTGATCTACTCCCAAAAGATGGGTCTACAGAAGAAGAGGAGGTTGAATTTTCAG aggaagaggaagtgAGGGATGCAGTTCTAGTAACGGATGGAGACGGTGAAATTGGTCAG ATGATAATTCTGTCACTGATTGTCAAACGAGCTCGAGTCAAAGCATTGGTTAAAGACAAGCGGACTGCCATGGAAGCCTTTGGAACTTATGTTGAG TCACTTTCCGGAGATGCAAGCAGCAAGCTATTCCTAAAGAAAGCTCTCAGAGGTGTTCGTACAGTTATATGCTCAAAT GAAGGCTTCCTGTCTAGTGTTGGAAGCTTGAAAGGTGTAAAACATGCAATCTACTTGTCCCAG TTATCTGTTTATAGAGGTAGTGGTGGCATTCAAGCTCTCATGAATAACAACGCAAGAAAATTGGCTGAGCAAGATGAAGCAACACTTGTGGGCTTCGGAATTCCTTACACCATCATCAGAGTTGGCATGTTGCAAAATACTCCTGGTGGAACACAAGGTTTCAACTTTGAAAAG GGTTGTgcagaaaagggaagtcttAGCAAAGAGGACGCTGCTTTCATTTGTGTTGAAGCTCTTGATATGGTCCCACAAGCGCAATTCATATTTGAG GTTGTCAACGGAGAAGAAAAGGTTTCAAATTGGAAACAGTGTTTAGCCAAGTTGATGGAGAAAGCAGAGCAGTAG
- the LOC110626728 gene encoding protein ELF4-LIKE 4, which yields MEGDLFSGLGNGTQVDTKVLQSVQKSFMQVQDILDQNRLLINEINQNHESKIPDNLTRNVGLIRELNNNIRRVVDLYADLSSNFTRSMEASSEGESSGIFKSNGKGNQKRIRSG from the coding sequence ATGGAAGGTGATTTATTTTCTGGCTTAGGCAATGGAACCCAAGTGGATACCAAGGTTTTGCAATCAGTTCAAaagagttttatgcaagttcaggACATTCTAGATCAGAACAGGTTGCTAATCAATGAAATAAACCAAAATCATGAATCAAAGATTCCTGATAACTTGACTCGAAATGTGGGGTTGATTAGAGAGCTTAACAATAACATTAGAAGGGTAGTTGATCTGTATGCTGATCTTTCCAGCAATTTCACAAGGTCAATGGAAGCTTCATCAGAAGGGGAATCAAGTGGGATTTTCAAGTCCAATGGAAAGGGGAATCAGAAGAGAATTCGATCCGGGTAA